The genomic stretch CGATGAAGCTTACTCCTATGCTAGAAAATTAGAAAAGGAGAAGGGCCTAAAATTCATTCATCCTTACGATGATCCTGATGTGATCGCCGGACAAGGCACAGTAGGTTTAGAAATTTTGCAGCAGTATCCCGATCCGATCGAAGCGGTTTTTATTCCTATAGGAGGCGGAGGTTTAGCGGCAGGCGTTGCTTCTTATATTAAATTTTTAAGACCCGAGATCAAACTAATCGGAGTAGAACCTATGGATGCGGCTTCTATGAAAGAAGCAATGGCTGCAGGAAAAAGAGTGATCTTAGACAGAGTCGGACTATTTGCGGATGGAGTTGCAGTCAGACAAGCCGGGGAAGAAACATTCAAAGTTTGTAAAGAACTCTTGGATGATATATTAGTAGCAAACACGGATGAAATCTGTGCAGCCGTAAAAGATATATTCGAAGATATGAGAGTAATCGCAGAACCGGCTGGAGCCCTATCTCTCGCAGGATTAAAATCTTATGCGAGCCAAAATCCGAACAGGAAAGGTGCGCTGATCGCTATAAATAGCGGAGCGAATATGAATTTTGATAGGCTCAGGCATGTTGCAGAAAGAGCAGAGATCGGCGAGGCAAGAGAAATTTTACTCGGAGTCACTATTCCGGAAAAAACAGGAAGTTATCTAAAATTCGTCCAGACCTTAGGAAATAAGATTATCACTGAATTCAATTATAGATACGCTACGGATCAACGTGCACATGTATTCGTAGGTTTAAAACTGAAAGGTTCTCATTCCGAAAAAGAAAAAGTTATTTCGGAATTGGAATCATTAGGTTATGAGGTTTTAGATATCAGTGCGAACGAAACCGCTAAGATCCATATTCGTTATATGGTGGGCGGAAGAGTTTCCGAACTCAAGGATGAAATCATCTTACGATGCGAATTTCCGGAACGACCAGGTGCATTACTGAAATTTTTAGAATCGTTAGGAACCAATTGGAATATTACATTATTCCATTACAGGAATCATGGAGCGGATTACGGGCGAGTCCTGGTTGGATTTCAGGTACCTTCTTCCGATAGAGATAACTTTAGAGAAAGACTGAAAAGTTTAGGATATCCTTATGAAGAAGAAACGGATAATCCTGCCTACAAAATGTTTCTGCATAACGTTTGATTTGAAATCGAGGAGAGGGATCTAAACTTAGGTATCTATCCGAAAATAGGCTTTTTTGACCATTTTCTGGACATCGAATCTTTGCCCAGGATCTTCTCCTAAACAAAAAAACATGATCCCATACATTATGTTTTCTTTAAATACAGTAATATGCAGAATGTGGAGATTACTCCCCTTGTCCTTGTAATAAACTCTAAAGGCAGGACGACTTGCTACTTCCAATTCTCCAAATTCAAGAATTCTGCCATTCCCTTTTTTTATGGATTCTATAATCCCCATTTGGAATGCCCGATTGAAAGCACCATGATCCACTGCTTCCGTTAATTCTTTTCGAGTGATCAAAACACTTGCCGATTCGTTATAATCTTTTGCCGCAAAAATCCCACCTGCAAAAGGCTCCATAGGAAACCAGTCAAAAGGAATTGTCAGATTCAGAGGAGAATTCGGCTCCCTCTTCTTTTCTGGAGAGATAGATGTGAATACGGAAAATATCAGAAAGACAAAAAGGACCCGATTCATGGAATTCCTAGATCCCCAGGTTCCCCCTGCCAATACAGTCGGAGAGAATCGAAGCTGTAAATTCCGGTATTATGATAATCTCCCCAGACCAAATTGATCGCATATCTTCCCACTTTGGAAAAAGACAATAATTTGGCCTCTTTGATCCCCCCAGTAGTCGCTCCTATTTTTCCACCATGACCACCCTTGCATACCACGCAGGGGCATCTTTTTCTGAGTTCCAAAAGAGGGAATTCGGAGACTACTCCGTCCTTCCATTCTATTTTTAGAATATTCTCATCGAATTCGATAGTTTCAGGTGTAGTCGCTTTTAAACTAAGACTCATATTATCTAGGAAGTTTTAAGACCTGTTTTCTAAAAGTTCCGATCGTGGTTCCGTAAGTCACCTTTTCGTTCAGAGGAAGGTCCACAAAATCGAAAGTATCTCTTTCCAAAATCAGGATCACTGTGGATCCCATTTCGAATCTTCCGAGTTCCGCTCCTTTTTCGATCATGATAGAAACGTCTTTGTAATCTTCTTCCTTGGTGGTCCTGATCAAAGTGTTCGTAATGATCTTTTTATCGTAAGTCACTCGAATACGACCCACGTTGGAAGCTCCCACTTTGATCACTGCTACTAATCCGAATTCGGTTTGTAAGAATGTGATCAATCTTTCGTTTTTAGGAAAAAGTCCCCTAATCCCGAAAACCGCCAATTCGTTTACAGGGAAAAGTTTTCCAGGTTCATAATAATATCCTAATATTCTTCCGTAGGCAGGAGAATGGATCCTATGGTAATCCTGAGGTGAAAGATAGAATGTGATATATTTTCCATTCTGGAATTTGGAGAGATACTTATCTCCTCCTATCAATTCTTTTAAGTTATAATCCACACCTTTTGCTTGTAGGATCACTTGGTCATTTATATCGCCGAAACCCGTAATCCTTGCATCCACAGGAGAAACCAATGCATTCTCTGCAGAGTCCGTAATTCTAGCTCCTGCCTTTAATGCTCTGGTGAAAAACTGGTTTAAGGAATTATACTCTTGGATCTCTAATTCAGCCTCGTTCAAATTGATCTTATAAGCCTTTGCAAACGCCTTTAAGATCGGGATCATAATAAATCTTGGTAATCTTAAAGAAGCCAAAATCCCGAATAACAAAGAAACCAGGTTTTTAGGCAGGATAGAAAGTAGAAGAAGGTAGAAGTCCTTAAAGATCTCGTAATGTGCTCCTCCTTCCAGGAATTTTCGAAGTTCCGCTTGCGCCACCTTTGCTAAAAGTACCAAACTGATCAGTACCGGAACCGCTGTGATAAGAGCGAGCCCATAACCGATACCGAATACTTGTAATAGGAATTCTTCTCCAAATTGAACATACGCATATGCAGAACCGAGTAAAGAAGCTACGAATAAGATTCTATATACGTTTGCGAATTTTTCTCCGAAGATATATCTCGCATTTTGTTCTCCTGTATAAAACCATCCTGAGATCGCAATTATGGAGAATAATAAGAAGGATACAAATAAAGCCAGTCTAGCGGAATCCGTAGGACCGTTGACTAATACGAATAAGAAATTTTTAACCGATTCAAGATCTTTTACCCCAAAGGAAAATAACGCGTAGATCACCAAAGTTGCGACCACAAAACCTTCGAAGAATGTGGCAAGCATACTTACGATCCCTTGTTTTGCGGCAGAATCAGTACGAACCACTCCTGCAACCCCTGCACTTTTCCCGATCCCGGTTTCCGTGGATAAGAAGAACATTCCAGTTCCCGTACTGAAAATCCTTGCGAGAGAAAATCCGCCTCCGAGTAATAAGGAGAATGGTTGCATTGCATCCTTAAAGACCGACTCTAAGAAAAAGTAAAAATTCCCCAAATGATCTCTAAACAATAGAGTATAACTTAAGAAAAATAGAATAAGACCGATTGGAGCCAGATAAGAAGAAACTTTACCGATCCTTCTGATCCCGCCTAATACAACGAACACGACTATAATCGAAACTAAAAACGGAACAGTCATCCCTTGGATATCAAGTCCGTTCTTTGCTAAAAAGGAAGCTCCTAAAATAGGCATCGCACTTCCCATAGAAAGTACCGTTAACAAGCAGGCCAAAGAAAAAGCGATCGCAAGCCATCTAGCTCTCAGTGCTTTTTCGATAAAATACATCGGACCTGAAAGATATCTTCCACTTTCCAATTTGATCCTGAATCGGATCGCTAAGGTAGAAGACACAAAACGAAGAGGCATGATCAGAAAACTAGAAAGCCAGATCCAAATCAGAACTCCCGGACCTGCTAATACCAATGCTAATGCGGAACCAAGAATTGCACCAGGAAGTAAAGAGGAACCTGTTCCCGCATAGAATGCCTGAGAATGTACCAAACGTCCTCGCGAACCTTTGTAGTCCATGTTCCCGGAAAAAATTTTAATCGCTAAAAATAAAAAACGGATTTGTGGAAACTTTAAGCGGAATGTTAGGTATAACCCGATGAAGAGTAAAAAATAAAAATATGGTTTTAAAAGATCCAAATCCAAGAACGGAAATAGTTTAGTTGTTAGCATTCCAATCCATCTTTTCCTTAAAAATAAAGGCTTTTAGAATTATTGGCCCAGAATTTTCTACTCGTATGCCGGGCTCCTACACAGTTTTTACGCATCCAGTCCCAAAACCACTCCTTTTTAAACAGCGGTCAGGGCTCGAAACGAGAAGAGGAAGTTTCTATTCTATCATCCTTACCGGAATTCTGTTCGGAATGATTTCCTTGGGAGCGGAAGAAAATGCCTCAACTACACCTAAACTAAAGGAAATGCCCGAAAACAGGGCTTCTGAAACTCAAGATACTTGGGAATTCGGAGGAAGATTCGGCTTTGGAATGAGAGGACCGAACAGATTTGATCAGAATTTAAACGGTTTTAGCTCCAATTTGAACCCTCTTGTGGCCAGCCAAACTCAACTGGAAAATACAAGGGGCAGTATCCAAGGAGAAGTTTTAGCTAGAACCAGGCTGAGCGAAGGTTTTAAAATCGGAATCATAGGTGGATACAGATACTACGATCCATTTCATCTTACAAATCTAACTTCCGAACCTTTTTATACACGTTTAAACTTCGAAATGGAAAGTTTTTATGTTTTAGGAATGGTCTGGCAAGAAGGAAGACTGAATAGATACTTCCGATGGGAAACAGGACTTGGACTTGGAATCGCGAGAGCCTTATGGGTAACAAAAGGTTATGCCACGGACGGAAAATCATACTACCAGCAGGAAGGAAATCTGAAAGGAAGTGGATTGGAATTCAGATTAGAAGGTTCCCTCATTCATCCGATTAATGAAAGAGTGAGTTTAAGTTTCGGAACTTATTTGTCCTGGATTAATATCACTTCTTTTGACGGTTCCTTTAACGGTGATACTGCATCTTTTTACGTAAGACAAGATGGAAGGGTCTCTCCTTTAACCGAATCAGCTAACCAAGACAATATATTACTTTCCAACCAATATTCCAGAAAATTAGATATGCAGTCTGCATATGGCGGACTGTTTTTCGGTGTGAATTATAAATTATAAAATTCTAATTCTTATTTAGGAACCGGTGGAAGGATCAAGTCAGGGTGCTTGGGAGAATTGATATATTTTGACTCAGTCACCTTTTCTTTCATTTTTTTTAATGTTTCATAGGGAATATCAACAACCACAAAATTTGCGATAGATGTTGGGACACTTCCTCCCGGATCACTAAGAATCTGATAGGTAACCTCTATCTCATCTCCTACCGGCGCAAATTTCCAAAATCCTTTAAGAGTTCCTCTGACGATTCCTTTCTTTTCTGCTACGATATTTGCAACCGGTTTAATCGTATAAGTGACTGCACCCGTATTTTTGTCCTGACTAAAAATGGTATGGATCACAAAGTCCCGATCATTCACCGGCCAAGGAGCTCCGTTCTGGATATAAATATACTTTTCCCTTGTATTCAAAACTTTCACAGCTTCTGCATGTTTACAATCTTTGAACCAAGTCACGTAATTCGGATTGTCTTCCAGAAGAGCGATGATAGTGTTTAGATCCGCTTTGAGTTTTGTTTTTCCGCGGAATTCTTTAAAATCGGAACCTTCTACAACTCTGGTATGGACTGTGATCCCGTTTTTCTCCTTCTCCAGATCCCAAGAAAATATCTGCATAGGAACCAATAGAAAAATAATAAAATAGAAATGTTTCATTAGAAAGCCAACCTCTAACCGAATGATTGAATCGAAGCAATGATTTAACCGGATCCTAGAACCGATCAACCGTAAAATTAGATGAAACTTTTCGGCGTCTGGAAATATTAATCAAAATCTAAAGAACTGGGTTCTCTTTTGTATTTAAGAGGTTTTTGCAAATATTTAATGAGAAGAACCTTATTTCCTTTTTCATTAAATTTTACGACGTCGAAAACTTTTCGGGTCATCATGATCCCACGTCCGTGAGTGTAACTTTCCTCATTTAATTTTTCTCCGTCCAAATTTAAGATCTTCTTAAAATCGAAACCATCTCCTTCATCTTCTATCTCAAAACCGATTCTTTTAGAATTTAAGGAGTATGCCACTTTTACGTTCCTTGCTCCGTAAAAAGCCTCTCTTTGTCTTTTCTGGATGAACTCCATATAATTTCCGGATCTCATCGCATCCGTTTTTTCATCAAAACTGATCCCTAAATTTCCATGTTCGATCGCATTGATTAAAACTTCCCTTAGACAAGTACGAATCGCAGTGATTACTTCCGATCCTGTGAATTGGCTTAGATTCGAAGTAAGTTGCCTACTTAAGATATCCGCATTTCTAAGATAATTGTTCACAGTGAAATGCATACTTTCCGAGATCAAAAAGCGGGATAGAATATCCTCGGAAATTTCTGAAACTTTTCCAAGCACCTTCCTTCCCGCCTCACTCTCGAAAGATTGTAAACGGATCTTTACAGGTTTAGGCTCCATTACATATTTCTGTTTGAATTCCGAATGAAATTCTACGGTCTTCCTGGCCCTCAAATGTTCTTCCAGTTTTTCTTTAGCAAGAAGTAGTACGATAGAACCTTCCTGAGTATCCAGAGTATAAATCAGATCTAAGAAATTTTTACCTTCCACTTCTGCAGGTTTATAACCTGTTAGTCTGGAAAGAGTACGGTTTGCATCCTTGATATTCCCCTCTTGGTCCAATGTAAGAAGAAGTTCCTCTGCTCCTTCGAACAAATTTCTAAATCTAAGTTCGGACTGTTCTATTGCCTGTTTAGCCTCATTTAGATCTTCCACCTTGGAAGAAAGATCCTTGGATAAATCATTCACCCGATCCGCTAAAGCCAAAGCCAAGAGAAGGATATGCATTGCTGTCCCAATCTCTACTCCCCAATACGCCAAAGAGATTGTATGAGGAATGATCCCCGAAAATCTCAGAATAAATACGAATGCACCTGCCACCAGTGCAAGCCAAGCTCCTAAAAAGAAAAGTGCAGACCTTAAATTTCTGGAAAATCCCTGGAAACCTAAATACAAGATAGCAGCCAAAGTGATCGTAGATAAAAACACATAAAGTGCCAATGCAAAGCCGAACGGAAAAAAATATCCGATGATTACAAGTATATAAGATAAAATTGAAATTCCTTTCAACACTTTGTTAGAATTAGGATAATTATCAGGGGCGCAGAAGTAGAGTCGGATAAAATCGGCTGTGGTTGCAGAAACCAAAAAAGTAAAAGAGGTAATGATATGGCTTGCCCAAACTACCGAGTTCGGCCAGAAAAACTGAAAAGAATATCCTTGAAGAGACCATTGGGCCAAAACTCCGGCCCCAACATATCCAAAAAATGCTAGGTATGTTTTTTCCTTAGTGGATAAGAACAGAAATAGATTATATAAAGCCATTACCAGAAGAGATCCGAAATAGATCCCGAGTAATATTTGTTCATTGCTTATATTGGAGAAAAAATCCTCAGACTTATATGCGAACGCAGCGAAGTTGACAGAACTTTTAGTTTGGATCTTAAGATAAACCGTATCCTTTTCCCCCGCCTTTAACTCTAAGGGAAAACTGGGAAATCTATATTGGATCGGTCTTTCTCCAAAAGGAATTCTATCACCTCCCCGAAACAAGACCTTGTCCCCTTTAGAGGCCAGATACAATTCGGCCTTATCCAATTGGCTATAATGAATTTCCAAAACCCAAGATACTGAATGAGAAGAATTATTTTCTAAAGGGATCTTGAACCAATGTGTCAGATCCGAATAACCTAAACTCGCAGAAGATAGAGGATAAAACTCCTTCATTTGCATTTTTGCGAAGTTAGTGTCCCCGTCCTCGTCGGCCCAAACCTCCGCATGAGGCACTAAGGAGATCCCTTCATAAGGGAGAGAAGAAGGATCGAATGCGAAAATCGGATGAAAAATGGAAAAGGTAAAAAAAATGAACGAGAGTTTACAAAAAACTCTCCCAGATAAAAATTTCGGAATGTTTAAAAACCCTTTCACTCTTTCTAAAAAACCGGAGGGAAAAGTTTGACTTCTGGCGGATCGGCAAGCAAGTCAAAATTCTCCCTTCGGAGACTAAAAGAAAATTTTAGCCTTTTTTGGTTTTGGACGCTGTGTCTTTTATGAGTCCCGCAGCAATTTCGTTCCTCTGGATCTGGCTTGTACCTTCGTAAATCTGCAGGATTTTAGCGTCCCTATAAAATTTTTCTACAGGATATTCTTTGGTATATCCGTAGCCGCCAAAAATTTGGACAGCGTCAGATGCCACTTGTACCGAAGAATCGGACGCGTAACATTTTGCCATTGCGGAAAATTTTGCCGCGTCTTTATGGAAGGTCTCTGCATACACGCCAGCTTTATAGGTGAGAAGTCTAGAACCTTCTATCTTGATCGCCATATCCGCTAACATATGCTGAATCGCTTGGAAAGAAGAGATCGTAGTTCCGAACTGCTCTCTTTCTCTCGCGTATTCAATTGCAGCGTCAAACGCTCCCTGCATCAAACCGACAGCTCCTGCTGCAACGGCAGGTCTGGAAAGGATCAAAGTTTTGAATGCATGCAAGAATCCCATATTCTCTTTTCCGCCTAAAAGGTTTTCTTCCGGAATTTCGCAGTCTTCCATGATAAGCTGTCTTGTTTCGGAACATCTGATCCCCAGCTTATCTTCCTTTTTTCCGAAAGAAAATCCTTTGGTGCCTTTTTCTATAATAAAACAAGAGATTCCTCTTGGGCCTCTGTCCTTGTCGGTCATTGCAAATACTGTATAAATATCAGCTTGGCCTGCACTACTAATCCATTGTTTTGTACCGTTCAGAACGTAACGGTCCCCTTTTTTTACTGCAGTGGTAGCCATCGCAGGAACATCCGAACCTGCCCCAGGTTCGGATAAACCGAATGCGGCGGTTTTTTCGCCGGAAGCGAGAAGTGGAAGCCATTTGTCTTTTTGAGCCTTGGTTCCTCCCACATCGATCGGAAGAGCGCCTAGTTTTGTGGAAGTGAATGCGGTATTTACTCCCAAACATCCCCAGGACACTTCTTCAGCGAGGACAATACCTCCCATCATTCCATAACCTAACCCGCCATGTTCTTCGTCGAATAAGGCCTGGTATAATCCAGCTTCTTTAAATTTTTGTAAAATAGCTTTTGGATACTCGTTGTTTTCGTCGTAGTGCATTCTGTTTGGAACAACTTCCTTTCTGACGACGTCCCTGACCAGTTCTCTGAGTTGTAGTAATTCCTCTGGTAATTCGAATTGAAGCGGTGAATTCAAGCTTGCCTCCCAATGATATTCTTTTTCAAATTCAGATTTTGATTTCTAGGCAATCTTTAGAAGAAGGTATAGAATGATCAAGCGAAGCTTTTCGCCCCGCTTACAAGAATAAATGGATGGTTTGTTACACGAACTAAAGAAGATGAATCTAAAATACTATTTTAGATTCCGGATCAGAGCACTTAGAATAAAAACTTAAGGCATTATCTGGAAACACAAATTGTACGAAGCGGTTCGCTTACTTGCACATTCGATACAGTACCTTTTTCCAAAGACCAATAATACCCCTTTGTTTCCGTATTGATCGGTAAATTAAATTTTTTACCTATGACGACCAATTCCTCTAATTCGGATTCCTTTATTAATTCCAAGCCAAGATTCGAACAATATTTTTGGGCCTTCTGATAATTTTCATACGATAGAAAAAACTTCCCTTTGATCGTTTTAAAAGTTCCGA from Leptospira neocaledonica encodes the following:
- a CDS encoding acyl-CoA dehydrogenase family protein produces the protein MNSPLQFELPEELLQLRELVRDVVRKEVVPNRMHYDENNEYPKAILQKFKEAGLYQALFDEEHGGLGYGMMGGIVLAEEVSWGCLGVNTAFTSTKLGALPIDVGGTKAQKDKWLPLLASGEKTAAFGLSEPGAGSDVPAMATTAVKKGDRYVLNGTKQWISSAGQADIYTVFAMTDKDRGPRGISCFIIEKGTKGFSFGKKEDKLGIRCSETRQLIMEDCEIPEENLLGGKENMGFLHAFKTLILSRPAVAAGAVGLMQGAFDAAIEYAREREQFGTTISSFQAIQHMLADMAIKIEGSRLLTYKAGVYAETFHKDAAKFSAMAKCYASDSSVQVASDAVQIFGGYGYTKEYPVEKFYRDAKILQIYEGTSQIQRNEIAAGLIKDTASKTKKG
- a CDS encoding START domain-containing protein encodes the protein MKHFYFIIFLLVPMQIFSWDLEKEKNGITVHTRVVEGSDFKEFRGKTKLKADLNTIIALLEDNPNYVTWFKDCKHAEAVKVLNTREKYIYIQNGAPWPVNDRDFVIHTIFSQDKNTGAVTYTIKPVANIVAEKKGIVRGTLKGFWKFAPVGDEIEVTYQILSDPGGSVPTSIANFVVVDIPYETLKKMKEKVTESKYINSPKHPDLILPPVPK
- the asd gene encoding archaetidylserine decarboxylase (Phosphatidylserine decarboxylase is synthesized as a single chain precursor. Generation of the pyruvoyl active site from a Ser is coupled to cleavage of a Gly-Ser bond between the larger (beta) and smaller (alpha chains). It is an integral membrane protein.); amino-acid sequence: MLTTKLFPFLDLDLLKPYFYFLLFIGLYLTFRLKFPQIRFLFLAIKIFSGNMDYKGSRGRLVHSQAFYAGTGSSLLPGAILGSALALVLAGPGVLIWIWLSSFLIMPLRFVSSTLAIRFRIKLESGRYLSGPMYFIEKALRARWLAIAFSLACLLTVLSMGSAMPILGASFLAKNGLDIQGMTVPFLVSIIVVFVVLGGIRRIGKVSSYLAPIGLILFFLSYTLLFRDHLGNFYFFLESVFKDAMQPFSLLLGGGFSLARIFSTGTGMFFLSTETGIGKSAGVAGVVRTDSAAKQGIVSMLATFFEGFVVATLVIYALFSFGVKDLESVKNFLFVLVNGPTDSARLALFVSFLLFSIIAISGWFYTGEQNARYIFGEKFANVYRILFVASLLGSAYAYVQFGEEFLLQVFGIGYGLALITAVPVLISLVLLAKVAQAELRKFLEGGAHYEIFKDFYLLLLSILPKNLVSLLFGILASLRLPRFIMIPILKAFAKAYKINLNEAELEIQEYNSLNQFFTRALKAGARITDSAENALVSPVDARITGFGDINDQVILQAKGVDYNLKELIGGDKYLSKFQNGKYITFYLSPQDYHRIHSPAYGRILGYYYEPGKLFPVNELAVFGIRGLFPKNERLITFLQTEFGLVAVIKVGASNVGRIRVTYDKKIITNTLIRTTKEEDYKDVSIMIEKGAELGRFEMGSTVILILERDTFDFVDLPLNEKVTYGTTIGTFRKQVLKLPR
- a CDS encoding LIC_11366 family protein; this translates as MISLGAEENASTTPKLKEMPENRASETQDTWEFGGRFGFGMRGPNRFDQNLNGFSSNLNPLVASQTQLENTRGSIQGEVLARTRLSEGFKIGIIGGYRYYDPFHLTNLTSEPFYTRLNFEMESFYVLGMVWQEGRLNRYFRWETGLGLGIARALWVTKGYATDGKSYYQQEGNLKGSGLEFRLEGSLIHPINERVSLSFGTYLSWINITSFDGSFNGDTASFYVRQDGRVSPLTESANQDNILLSNQYSRKLDMQSAYGGLFFGVNYKL
- the ilvA gene encoding threonine ammonia-lyase, biosynthetic, giving the protein MIDYIRKILDARVYDVAVHTPLDPMIRMSQRLSSSVLLKREDLQPIFSFKIRGAYNLISRLSPEEKRSGVICASAGNHAQGVALSAQKLGIKAIIVMPVTTPSIKIEAVQYFGAEIILHGDTFDEAYSYARKLEKEKGLKFIHPYDDPDVIAGQGTVGLEILQQYPDPIEAVFIPIGGGGLAAGVASYIKFLRPEIKLIGVEPMDAASMKEAMAAGKRVILDRVGLFADGVAVRQAGEETFKVCKELLDDILVANTDEICAAVKDIFEDMRVIAEPAGALSLAGLKSYASQNPNRKGALIAINSGANMNFDRLRHVAERAEIGEAREILLGVTIPEKTGSYLKFVQTLGNKIITEFNYRYATDQRAHVFVGLKLKGSHSEKEKVISELESLGYEVLDISANETAKIHIRYMVGGRVSELKDEIILRCEFPERPGALLKFLESLGTNWNITLFHYRNHGADYGRVLVGFQVPSSDRDNFRERLKSLGYPYEEETDNPAYKMFLHNV
- a CDS encoding 7TM diverse intracellular signaling domain-containing protein, giving the protein MKGFLNIPKFLSGRVFCKLSFIFFTFSIFHPIFAFDPSSLPYEGISLVPHAEVWADEDGDTNFAKMQMKEFYPLSSASLGYSDLTHWFKIPLENNSSHSVSWVLEIHYSQLDKAELYLASKGDKVLFRGGDRIPFGERPIQYRFPSFPLELKAGEKDTVYLKIQTKSSVNFAAFAYKSEDFFSNISNEQILLGIYFGSLLVMALYNLFLFLSTKEKTYLAFFGYVGAGVLAQWSLQGYSFQFFWPNSVVWASHIITSFTFLVSATTADFIRLYFCAPDNYPNSNKVLKGISILSYILVIIGYFFPFGFALALYVFLSTITLAAILYLGFQGFSRNLRSALFFLGAWLALVAGAFVFILRFSGIIPHTISLAYWGVEIGTAMHILLLALALADRVNDLSKDLSSKVEDLNEAKQAIEQSELRFRNLFEGAEELLLTLDQEGNIKDANRTLSRLTGYKPAEVEGKNFLDLIYTLDTQEGSIVLLLAKEKLEEHLRARKTVEFHSEFKQKYVMEPKPVKIRLQSFESEAGRKVLGKVSEISEDILSRFLISESMHFTVNNYLRNADILSRQLTSNLSQFTGSEVITAIRTCLREVLINAIEHGNLGISFDEKTDAMRSGNYMEFIQKRQREAFYGARNVKVAYSLNSKRIGFEIEDEGDGFDFKKILNLDGEKLNEESYTHGRGIMMTRKVFDVVKFNEKGNKVLLIKYLQKPLKYKREPSSLDFD
- a CDS encoding DUF971 domain-containing protein — protein: MSLSLKATTPETIEFDENILKIEWKDGVVSEFPLLELRKRCPCVVCKGGHGGKIGATTGGIKEAKLLSFSKVGRYAINLVWGDYHNTGIYSFDSLRLYWQGEPGDLGIP